A genomic segment from Chloroflexota bacterium encodes:
- a CDS encoding enoyl-ACP reductase translates to MAGLLEGKSALVFGVANRRSIAWAIAQALAAEGASLAFTYQGERIEAGVRELAGTVDGKLVLPCDVTRDEDLDAVFGAVGTEFGGLDILIHAVAFAAREDLEGRFTDTKRGNFAMALDISAYSLTAMVQRAEPLMEARGGGSVIAMTYLGGERAVPQYNVMGVAKAALDASVRYLAMDLGQKNIRVNAISAGPIRTLAARSISGFTTMEEHYEKRAPMRRNVDAKEVGQTALYLASGLSSGVTGEIIHVDAGYHAIGF, encoded by the coding sequence ATGGCTGGACTGCTGGAAGGGAAGTCTGCGCTGGTCTTCGGCGTGGCGAATCGGCGAAGCATCGCGTGGGCAATCGCGCAGGCGCTGGCGGCTGAGGGGGCGTCGCTGGCGTTCACCTACCAGGGCGAGCGCATCGAGGCCGGCGTGCGCGAGCTGGCAGGCACGGTGGACGGCAAGCTGGTGCTGCCGTGCGACGTAACCAGGGACGAGGATCTGGACGCGGTCTTCGGCGCGGTCGGCACAGAGTTCGGCGGCCTGGACATCCTGATCCACGCGGTGGCGTTCGCGGCACGCGAGGATCTGGAGGGCCGCTTTACGGATACCAAGCGCGGCAACTTCGCGATGGCCCTGGACATCAGCGCCTACTCGCTGACGGCGATGGTCCAGCGGGCCGAGCCGCTGATGGAGGCGCGCGGCGGCGGCTCGGTGATCGCCATGACGTACCTGGGCGGCGAGCGGGCGGTGCCGCAGTACAACGTGATGGGCGTGGCGAAGGCGGCGCTCGACGCGAGCGTGCGCTACCTGGCGATGGATCTGGGGCAGAAGAACATCCGGGTGAACGCGATCTCGGCGGGGCCGATCCGGACGCTGGCGGCGCGCTCGATCTCGGGCTTCACGACGATGGAGGAGCACTACGAGAAGCGCGCCCCGATGCGCCGCAACGTGGACGCGAAGGAGGTTGGGCAGACGGCGCTCTACCTGGCGTCTGGCCTGTCGTCGGGCGTGACGGGGGAGATCATCCACGTGGACGCGGGGTATCACGCCATCGGGTTCTGA